The window ATACACAAAATTTTGTATCAAAGATATAACCGCTAAACAAAGACAAGAGGAAGATATTGCTTGGCGTTTAAGATTTGAAATTGGTGTTGCATCTTCCATTCAAATTTTGATCCAACAACCTTCCATTCGAGAAGGATTACCACACGCCCTCTACCAACTCCTATACTTCACAGAAATGGATTCTATTTTTTATCTTAAATATGAACCGATAGAATCACAAACTAGATTTCAAATTTGGGTGAACGAAAGAAAATCAACAAAATACCCACTACTCCCGAAGGAATGTCAAAATTCAGATTGGTATGAACTAGGACTCAGTCGTTGGGTTCATAAACTAAAAAAAGAAAAAACCATTCATTTAACAAAAGAAAGAGCTCTGGCAAGAGAAAAATGGTTCTTTGACCAAACACAAGCAGAAACCCTCCTTCTCATTCCTGTACTGTTTGAAAATCAATTCCTAGGTGTTATGGGTTTTTTAAAATACAAACCAAACACACCGATCAAACAAGAAAACCTTTTGATTTACCAAACAGTCAGTCGGTGGATGGGTTTATTTGTCCAAAGAGATTTAGATCTAACCGAAATCAATCGATACAAATCCACCTTAGAATCGTTAGTTTTGGAGCGAACGCTGGATCTCACCAAAACGAAAGAAGAATTGGAAAGAGCCTACCGCGCCAAAACAGAATTTTTAGCACATATGAGCCACGAACTCAGAACCCCATTAAATTCCATCATTGGGTTTTCTAAACTGATCCAAATTCCCGATTCAGACAAAACCGGAAAAGAATACCTAAACTACATTTACACTGGCGGGACAAGACTCTTAAATATGATCAATGAAATTTTGGGTCTGATGAAAATTGAATCGGGCCAAATCAAAATCCAATTAACAACCTTTAAACCAGAAGATCTATGTCGCCAAACTTTAGAATTAATCCAACCACAAGCTAACGCGAAAGGGATGGACATTCGTTTCAAACCCCCATCGCAGTCGAAAAACCTAACCTCAGATTCTGGTAAAATCCAACAAATCCTCCTAAACCTTCTATCCAATGCGATTAAATACTCTAATCAGGCTTACATCGAATTCGATTGTCATTGGGATTCTGACAACTTGACCATTTCTGTTCGTGATTTTGGGCCTGGAATCTCCGAAGAGGATCAAAATCGTATTTTCCATACCTTCACCCGGTTAAACGATGATGGGAACATAGAGGGAACAGGATTAGGTCTCTCCATTTCTCAGGGTCTAGCAGTCAGACTCGGAGGGCATATCGAACTTACCTCCCAAATAGGGCAAGGATCTAATTTTAAACTCAAGTTACCTGAATTAATAAAATAAAGGAATTGAACCCTGTAGAATTCTCCCGTAAGATTTCCGATAATCTATATGGTGGAATCGAACTTAAATCCAAACAATACCAAGTCCACTCGGGCAAAGGAATTCCAAAGACGTCCCAAGGAGCCAATCCTTATCATCGAGGATAAAAAAGAAAACCAAGTCCTCCTTGAGGCTATCTGCAAACGGATTGGAATGGAAACTGAAATCGCCGAGGATGGAAAAGTTGCTCTTGATCTGGCGTCAAAAAGATCATATAGCCTTTATTTGGTGGATTTGATGATGCCGGTGATGGATGGAAAAACATTCATCCTTGAGCGAAAAAAATTAGAACCTTCCGCAGTTTTTATCGTTCAAACAGCCATCGACCAAACGGAAGAAATCATCGAAATCATGAAACTCGGTGTGTATGATTACCTTTTAAAGCCACTTCATGTAGAAATTGTATCTGATCGTTTGGAAAAAGCATTAGAATACGTCTACTTAAAGCGAATGGAATCTGTTCTCATTGATGAAGAATCAAAAGAGTTAAAAAGTCAATTGGAATGGCTTAACTACAAAGAATCTCATAGAAAAACAAATGAAGTCAATTCAGAACTCTACTCTATCCTGAATCTAAAAACTACGTTAATGCAAGGATCTGGTCTGGGTGCTATGTCAACCATCATAGACTCTATCCAACAAATCAAAGTGGATCAAGGTAAAGATTATCTCATTAACAAAGAGTTCTGGGATTTGTTATATGAAAATCATGAACACAATATGGCAATGATGTCTGGACTTGACCTAGCTGTTGATATCATCCAAAACAACGCTAATTTAGTTAGAAGAAAAAGTGAAGAGTTACTTGGGATTTTACCTTCCCTTGTTGAATCGTTTAGAACTGAAATAGAAGAACGAGAAATTAAAGTCAATTTACCTGTAGTCAAACAATCTGTTTATTTGGATTTCGATATAGAATCAATGAAACTTGCCATTCACGAAATCATAACGAATGGACTGAAGTATTCCAAAAAAAAATCACATTTTGATGTATTTGTTACCTTTGTTGATGGGTATTTTTGTTTATCAGCCAAAAATAATATCATTGAAGATGAATATGCAAAACAACTTACAAATTCCGAAAAAAGACTAATTGAACCTTTTTATCGCATCCATCCGCCCGTCGAAAGTTTTTATTCTAAAGAAAAATTTAGTTTAGGCCTTGGGTTGACTATGGTTGATTTTATACTTCATAGGCACAATGGAATGTTTTTCATTCGTAATGCGATTGATCACACAACAGAAGTCAAAGCTGACTGCATCATTGCCGAAATATTTTTACCAATTCAAAACGAAAAGGAAACAAACCATGAATAGAAAAATTCTGATTATCGATGACTCTGCGGTATTCCGTAAAATCATCTCCGTCCATTTAAAAAACGCAGACTTCGATTTAATTGAAGCTGGTGATGGTATCGAGGGTTTGAAACAACTAGAAAGTAACGAAGTTGATTTGATTGTTTCGGACATGAATATGCCGAATATGGATGGTATTAGTTTTGTAAAAAAAGTCAAAGAAAATCCGAAATACAAATTTACACCGATCATTATGTTAACCACCGAATCCCAACCAGAAAAAAAACAACAAGGTATGGATGCAGGTGCCAAAGCATGGTTAACCAAACCCTTTTCACCTGAAGAGTTACTGGATACTATTTCTAAATTACTACCATAACCATGGAACCAGTTCAAACACTTAGAGAATCTAATTCAGGTTTTGAAATTATTTGGCAAGGGTATCTCACTGTACCTTTTGTCAAAGAATGGAAAAATCTGTCTGATGTTTGGACAAATACAAAGGGAAAAATCATCCATTTAGATTTACAAGGAATTGAAAGAATTGATTCAGCTGGAATCCAATTTTTAGTGTATCTAAAAGAACTAAGCCAAACCAAACACTACTCCATCCATTTAAAAAATCACTCTTTAGCTGTACTCAAAGTTTTGGATTTACTTGGACTTGTGAGTTTTTTTGGGGATCGTGTGAAGGTAAAAAAGGAACATTCAAACGAAGTCGAATTTAGATATGGAACGAGGAAAACAAGTTAATGGATTTAACAGAGGTTATAGATGCCTATTTAGTTGAATCCGAAGAATTTCTTCGTGATATGGAGGCAATTTTACTTCGCACAGAAGTTACAACTCCTTCGGATGAAGATTTAAATGCCATCTTTCGTGCGGTTCATACCATCAAAGGGACGGCTGGAATGTTTGGATTTGAATCCACCGTTAAGTTCACTCATGTTGTTGAAAATTTATTAGATGGTTTACGTTCCCACAACATTCCTTTCCAAACGGAACTGACAGAAATTTTACTAAATGCAAAAGACCATTTGTCCTATTTAGTTTTTGAAGAAACCAAAGGAAAAATTCCAGAAACAAAAATC of the Leptospira kanakyensis genome contains:
- a CDS encoding sensor histidine kinase codes for the protein MPLDAWSLLKASLEGDESGTSILSIDKTTKKFEFILRNKLFDTLEFGFDLNSFLTKKIENSDYSRELIYKTDGTILESHFGKFTVPEESKNKEYTKFCIKDITAKQRQEEDIAWRLRFEIGVASSIQILIQQPSIREGLPHALYQLLYFTEMDSIFYLKYEPIESQTRFQIWVNERKSTKYPLLPKECQNSDWYELGLSRWVHKLKKEKTIHLTKERALAREKWFFDQTQAETLLLIPVLFENQFLGVMGFLKYKPNTPIKQENLLIYQTVSRWMGLFVQRDLDLTEINRYKSTLESLVLERTLDLTKTKEELERAYRAKTEFLAHMSHELRTPLNSIIGFSKLIQIPDSDKTGKEYLNYIYTGGTRLLNMINEILGLMKIESGQIKIQLTTFKPEDLCRQTLELIQPQANAKGMDIRFKPPSQSKNLTSDSGKIQQILLNLLSNAIKYSNQAYIEFDCHWDSDNLTISVRDFGPGISEEDQNRIFHTFTRLNDDGNIEGTGLGLSISQGLAVRLGGHIELTSQIGQGSNFKLKLPELIK
- a CDS encoding response regulator, with the translated sequence MVESNLNPNNTKSTRAKEFQRRPKEPILIIEDKKENQVLLEAICKRIGMETEIAEDGKVALDLASKRSYSLYLVDLMMPVMDGKTFILERKKLEPSAVFIVQTAIDQTEEIIEIMKLGVYDYLLKPLHVEIVSDRLEKALEYVYLKRMESVLIDEESKELKSQLEWLNYKESHRKTNEVNSELYSILNLKTTLMQGSGLGAMSTIIDSIQQIKVDQGKDYLINKEFWDLLYENHEHNMAMMSGLDLAVDIIQNNANLVRRKSEELLGILPSLVESFRTEIEEREIKVNLPVVKQSVYLDFDIESMKLAIHEIITNGLKYSKKKSHFDVFVTFVDGYFCLSAKNNIIEDEYAKQLTNSEKRLIEPFYRIHPPVESFYSKEKFSLGLGLTMVDFILHRHNGMFFIRNAIDHTTEVKADCIIAEIFLPIQNEKETNHE
- a CDS encoding response regulator; this encodes MNRKILIIDDSAVFRKIISVHLKNADFDLIEAGDGIEGLKQLESNEVDLIVSDMNMPNMDGISFVKKVKENPKYKFTPIIMLTTESQPEKKQQGMDAGAKAWLTKPFSPEELLDTISKLLP
- a CDS encoding STAS domain-containing protein; protein product: MEPVQTLRESNSGFEIIWQGYLTVPFVKEWKNLSDVWTNTKGKIIHLDLQGIERIDSAGIQFLVYLKELSQTKHYSIHLKNHSLAVLKVLDLLGLVSFFGDRVKVKKEHSNEVEFRYGTRKTS